In Alloyangia pacifica, the following proteins share a genomic window:
- the moaA gene encoding GTP 3',8-cyclase MoaA encodes MTSPITPLVDPFLRPISYLRVSVTDRCDFRCVYCMSENMSFLPKKELLTLEELDRLCSAFVGLGVEKLRITGGEPLVRREIMTFFNAMTRHLESGALKELTLTTNGSQLERFAQPLWDAGVRRVNVSLDTLDEGKFADITRWGRLPQVLRGIDAAQKVGMRVKLNAVALKGFNEDELFSMTEWCAARGIDLTWIEVMPMGDIGNEDRLGQYWKLSDVRAKLSEQYTLTDLPESTGGPARYVRLEETGQKIGFITPLTHNFCESCNRVRLTCTGELFMCLGQEDNADLRAPLRNHPDTDAPLEEAIRAAILRKPKGHDFDYSRQSVDGRVSRHMSHTGG; translated from the coding sequence ATGACTTCGCCCATCACACCCCTCGTCGATCCGTTCCTGCGGCCGATCTCCTACCTGCGGGTCTCGGTCACTGACCGCTGCGACTTCCGCTGCGTTTATTGCATGTCCGAGAACATGAGCTTCCTGCCCAAGAAGGAGCTTCTGACGCTCGAGGAGCTGGACCGCCTCTGCTCGGCCTTCGTCGGCCTCGGGGTCGAAAAGCTGCGCATCACCGGCGGCGAGCCCTTGGTGCGACGCGAGATCATGACTTTCTTCAACGCCATGACTCGGCATCTCGAATCTGGCGCGTTGAAAGAGCTGACGCTGACAACCAACGGCTCGCAGCTCGAACGCTTCGCGCAGCCGCTCTGGGACGCGGGCGTGCGGCGGGTCAACGTCTCGCTCGACACGCTGGACGAAGGCAAATTCGCCGACATCACACGCTGGGGCCGCCTGCCACAGGTGTTGCGCGGCATCGACGCGGCGCAGAAGGTCGGCATGCGCGTCAAGCTCAACGCCGTCGCGCTGAAGGGCTTCAACGAAGACGAACTTTTCTCGATGACCGAATGGTGCGCTGCGCGCGGCATCGATCTGACCTGGATCGAGGTCATGCCGATGGGCGATATCGGCAACGAGGACCGGCTCGGCCAGTACTGGAAACTCTCGGACGTGCGCGCCAAGCTTTCAGAGCAGTACACGCTCACCGACCTGCCCGAGAGCACCGGCGGCCCGGCCCGCTACGTGCGGCTTGAAGAGACCGGCCAGAAGATCGGCTTCATCACCCCGCTGACCCACAACTTCTGCGAAAGCTGCAACAGGGTTCGGCTGACCTGCACCGGCGAGCTCTTCATGTGCCTCGGTCAGGAAGACAACGCCGATCTGCGCGCGCCGCTGCGCAACCACCCCGACACCGACGCTCCGCTCGAAGAGGCGATCCGCGCGGCGATCCTGCGCAAGCCCAAGGGGCATGATTTCGACTATTCCCGGCAATCGGTGGACGGCCGCGTGTCGCGCCACATGAGCCACACCGGCGGCTGA
- the prfB gene encoding peptide chain release factor 2, whose protein sequence is MRAETQNTVEKIRKSLGLLEQRLDWETAEFRLEEFNARVEDPNLWDDPAAAQKLMRERQQLVDAIDTYKSIKQELADQIELIELGEMEEDDEVVNEAEAALKALAETAGTKELEALLDGEADANDTFLEINAGAGGTEACDWAAMLQRMYVRWAEKRGYEVELQSEEAGAEAGIKSCAYKISGQNAYGWLKSESGVHRLVRISPFGKGTRETSFASVWVYPVVDDNIEIEVNPADIRVDTYRSSGAGGQHVNTTDSAVRITHHPTGIVVTSSEKSQHQNRDIAMKALKSRLYQMELDKRNAAINEAHENKGSAGWGNQIRSYVLQPYQMVKDLRTNHETSDTQGVLDGDLDPFMGATLAQQVSGKSRADARED, encoded by the coding sequence ATGCGCGCCGAGACCCAGAACACCGTCGAGAAAATCCGCAAGTCCCTCGGCCTGTTGGAGCAGCGGCTCGACTGGGAAACCGCGGAGTTCCGGCTCGAGGAATTCAACGCCCGTGTCGAAGACCCGAACCTCTGGGATGATCCAGCCGCCGCGCAGAAGCTGATGCGCGAGCGCCAGCAGCTGGTGGATGCCATCGACACCTACAAGTCGATCAAGCAAGAGCTGGCCGACCAGATCGAACTCATCGAGCTCGGCGAGATGGAAGAGGACGACGAGGTGGTGAACGAGGCCGAGGCGGCGCTGAAGGCGCTGGCCGAGACCGCGGGCACCAAGGAACTCGAAGCGCTGCTCGACGGCGAGGCGGATGCCAATGACACCTTCCTCGAGATCAACGCCGGGGCCGGCGGCACCGAGGCCTGCGACTGGGCCGCGATGCTGCAGCGCATGTACGTCCGTTGGGCGGAAAAGCGCGGCTACGAGGTCGAGTTGCAGTCGGAAGAAGCGGGCGCCGAAGCGGGCATCAAGTCCTGCGCCTACAAGATCTCCGGCCAGAACGCCTATGGCTGGCTGAAGTCCGAGAGCGGCGTGCACAGGTTGGTGCGCATCTCGCCCTTCGGCAAGGGCACGCGCGAGACCTCCTTTGCCTCGGTCTGGGTCTACCCGGTGGTTGACGACAACATCGAGATCGAGGTGAACCCGGCCGACATCCGCGTCGACACTTACCGTTCCTCCGGCGCCGGCGGCCAGCACGTCAACACCACCGACTCGGCCGTCCGGATCACCCACCATCCCACGGGCATCGTGGTGACCTCGTCGGAGAAGTCGCAGCACCAGAACCGCGACATCGCGATGAAGGCCCTGAAGTCGCGGCTCTACCAGATGGAGCTCGACAAGCGGAACGCGGCGATCAACGAGGCGCATGAGAACAAGGGCTCGGCGGGCTGGGGCAACCAGATCCGCTCCTACGTCCTGCAGCCCTACCAGATGGTCAAGGACCTGCGCACCAACCACGAGACCTCGGACACGCAAGGCGTTCTCGACGGCGATCTCGATCCTTTCATGGGCGCGACGCTGGCGCAGCAGGTCTCGGGCAAGTCCCGCGCCGACGCGCGCGAGGACTGA
- the ilvN gene encoding acetolactate synthase small subunit, translating into MSALQIKKGSSKHSAYNLRPTFSDVQETHTITVLVENEPGVLARVIGLFSGRGYNIDSLTVAEVDHEGHLSRITIVTTGTPQVIEQIKAQLGRIVSVRDVHDLTAEGSSVERELALLKVASTGDKRVEALRLADIFRAQVVDSTLESFVFQLTGTPDKIDAFAELMRPLGLVQVARTGVAALARGKA; encoded by the coding sequence ATGTCCGCGCTACAGATCAAGAAGGGCTCGTCCAAGCATTCGGCCTACAACCTACGGCCCACCTTCTCGGACGTTCAGGAAACCCATACCATCACCGTTCTCGTCGAGAACGAGCCCGGGGTTCTGGCCCGCGTCATCGGCCTCTTCTCTGGCCGGGGCTACAACATCGACAGTCTGACCGTGGCCGAGGTGGACCACGAGGGGCACCTGTCGCGCATCACCATCGTGACCACCGGCACGCCGCAGGTGATCGAGCAGATCAAGGCGCAGCTCGGCCGGATCGTGTCGGTGCGCGACGTGCACGATCTTACCGCCGAGGGCAGTTCGGTCGAGCGCGAGCTGGCGCTGCTGAAGGTCGCCAGCACCGGCGACAAGCGGGTCGAGGCCCTGCGGCTGGCCGACATCTTCCGCGCGCAGGTGGTCGACAGCACGCTCGAGAGCTTCGTCTTCCAGCTGACCGGCACGCCCGACAAGATCGACGCCTTCGCCGAGTTGATGCGTCCCCTCGGGCTGGTCCAAGTGGCGCGAACCGGCGTCGCCGCCCTCGCCCGCGGCAAGGCCTGA
- a CDS encoding helix-turn-helix domain-containing protein — MSTAPRDQAPPPSPAELRSVFGANLRKLGSSAASISALCRDLGINRTQFNRYLAGESFPRPDVLHRICSFFGVDARILLEPVEEIRNEPASLLQHPYLADFVGAGLLGLSEDEFPSGLYRFSRAAFSEESRFVVGLVRIFRKDGMTFLRGFEPKEALAMYDLPTDAASREYRGLVLRQAEGIAALVSRRGAITTSFNYLSKTGGLTNHFWVGYAVRTTPENPSGRRAARLVYEYLGNDRHKVLAAARGTGYRTAKELVPFHRQQLRVDEDFR; from the coding sequence ATGTCCACCGCGCCCAGGGATCAGGCACCGCCCCCAAGTCCGGCAGAGCTGCGCAGCGTCTTCGGAGCCAATCTCCGGAAGCTCGGAAGCAGCGCGGCCTCCATCTCGGCTCTTTGCCGGGACCTCGGAATCAACCGCACGCAGTTCAACAGGTATCTGGCCGGAGAATCCTTTCCGCGGCCCGACGTGCTGCACCGGATTTGCAGTTTCTTCGGCGTGGACGCGCGCATCTTGCTGGAACCGGTGGAGGAGATCCGCAATGAACCCGCCAGCCTCCTGCAGCACCCCTACCTGGCCGATTTTGTCGGCGCCGGGCTGCTGGGGCTGAGCGAGGATGAATTCCCTTCGGGCTTGTATCGCTTCTCCCGCGCTGCTTTCTCCGAGGAATCCCGGTTCGTCGTGGGTCTGGTCCGCATCTTCCGGAAAGACGGCATGACTTTCCTGCGCGGCTTCGAGCCAAAGGAAGCGCTGGCCATGTACGACCTGCCGACCGACGCCGCGTCGCGCGAATACCGCGGACTGGTGCTGCGCCAGGCCGAAGGCATTGCAGCGCTTGTCAGCCGCCGGGGCGCCATCACCACCTCGTTCAACTATCTGTCGAAGACGGGCGGGCTCACCAACCATTTCTGGGTCGGCTACGCCGTGCGCACCACACCCGAGAACCCCTCCGGCCGCCGCGCCGCGCGACTGGTCTACGAGTATCTGGGCAACGACAGGCACAAGGTGCTCGCGGCTGCACGAGGGACCGGCTACCGCACCGCAAAGGAACTGGTTCCCTTCCACCGTCAACAGCTTCGCGTCGACGAGGATTTCCGCTGA
- a CDS encoding phosphoadenosine phosphosulfate reductase, with the protein MKDNTDQLRHEIVSDDELDLTDVDLSMHSGCNWIAAISEIGEQHGFAEPLGKRHHAVFVEDGDTLLVSFESMPGISSYSQTATPLGWEMQAIEGWSSLSLICTADTWFRDAEVIRFFDQLLDDGFFDAFEKVIFYGAGPCGYAAAAYSVAAPGARVVLLQPQATLDPRIAEWDDRFPEMRRVDFASRFGYAPDMIDAAQAAYVLYDPQERMDAMHAALFERRNVSRFRLPYMGDALQGDLLELDLVHPILAAAADDRLDRAEMARLLRARRNHTPYLRRLLSRLDVENRPLLAEWLCANVTARLNAPRFRRRLDALRVEGEAREG; encoded by the coding sequence ATGAAGGACAACACGGATCAGCTCAGGCACGAGATCGTCTCCGACGACGAGCTCGATCTCACCGATGTTGACCTCAGCATGCACAGCGGCTGCAACTGGATCGCGGCCATCTCCGAGATCGGCGAGCAGCACGGGTTCGCCGAACCGCTGGGCAAGCGGCACCATGCGGTCTTCGTCGAGGATGGCGACACCCTTCTGGTGAGCTTTGAGTCGATGCCCGGGATCTCGTCCTATAGCCAGACCGCCACCCCGCTCGGCTGGGAGATGCAGGCGATCGAGGGCTGGTCGAGCCTTTCGCTGATCTGCACCGCCGACACCTGGTTCCGCGACGCCGAGGTGATCCGCTTCTTCGACCAGCTTCTGGACGATGGCTTCTTCGACGCCTTCGAGAAGGTGATCTTCTACGGCGCCGGCCCCTGCGGCTATGCCGCCGCCGCCTATTCTGTCGCCGCACCCGGTGCGCGGGTGGTGTTGCTTCAGCCGCAGGCAACGCTCGATCCACGGATCGCGGAATGGGACGACCGTTTTCCCGAGATGCGCCGCGTCGATTTCGCCTCGCGCTTCGGCTACGCGCCCGACATGATCGACGCCGCGCAGGCGGCCTATGTGCTCTACGACCCGCAGGAGCGGATGGACGCCATGCATGCCGCGCTGTTCGAGCGGCGCAACGTGAGCCGGTTCCGCCTGCCCTACATGGGCGACGCGCTACAAGGCGACCTGCTGGAGCTCGACCTCGTGCACCCGATCCTCGCAGCCGCCGCCGACGACCGGCTGGACCGTGCCGAGATGGCCCGGCTGCTGCGCGCGCGGCGCAACCATACCCCCTATCTGCGGCGGCTGCTGTCGCGGCTCGACGTCGAAAACCGGCCCTTGCTGGCCGAATGGCTCTGCGCCAATGTCACCGCCCGGCTGAACGCGCCGCGCTTCCGCCGCCGTCTCGACGCGCTGCGCGTCGAAGGTGAGGCGCGCGAGGGCTGA
- a CDS encoding OmpA family protein, whose protein sequence is MTRGLLKSTTILALAASLAMPVAAQSQLAEVDCAQTPDAKACQDAEPKAKGEEAGNKEAGIKEGEVAAETGASAETPSAEADVKAGVEAEAETNGAIETPEASVETSAPTEEAPAAAAQAEPERAPADAAQAEPEKAQTETEQQTEQQAEAPAPKAEAETLSAEEAPAPEAAQAKTSDSAAAPAAETEPQAAETEGSDELKQALEAEQAAQGEATSEPKAEATAESPSEPATAESSDELKKALEAEQSADAEATAAPTEAPEADAATDTTAEAEATPEEAEGADELKQALEAEQAAQGDATVTPDAPVEEAATGDAAAEPSAAEAEAEQQAATPDAETEPQTTEAEPEAPSDEQQAEAVAREEEQAQTAAAAASSEETPEDAELVEETLTEADVRASDEDFATDLRTQAEPEQQAEESAKAKKKDDDEDGLSNFEKAALVGLGTFALSQILDDGAQVVQNTGDRVVVEQDGQYRVLRNDDVLLRQPGSDVKTYRYNDGSTRTVVAYGDGTSVETIKTADGRVLRRARILPDGQQVVLFDDTQSAQQVVVSELPQARTQRLNFRDLEGEDLAAALASREAEGVNRAFSLNQIRNIDRVRHLVPEISVDTVTFQTNSAAIRPGEAEELAALGNAMKRMIEQNPSEVFLIEGHTDATGPASYNLALSDRRAESVALALTEYFKVPAANMVLQGYGESDLAVQTSGDERENRRAAVRRITPLLQGN, encoded by the coding sequence ATGACCAGAGGTCTTCTGAAATCGACGACCATCCTCGCGCTCGCCGCGAGCCTCGCCATGCCCGTGGCGGCCCAAAGCCAGCTGGCCGAGGTCGATTGTGCGCAGACGCCCGACGCCAAGGCTTGCCAGGACGCAGAGCCCAAGGCCAAGGGCGAGGAGGCTGGCAATAAGGAGGCCGGCATCAAGGAGGGTGAGGTCGCCGCCGAGACCGGAGCTTCCGCCGAGACACCCTCTGCCGAGGCAGATGTGAAGGCCGGCGTCGAAGCTGAAGCCGAGACCAACGGCGCGATCGAGACTCCCGAAGCGAGCGTCGAGACCAGCGCCCCCACCGAGGAAGCCCCCGCCGCCGCAGCGCAGGCGGAGCCCGAGCGAGCCCCCGCCGACGCAGCGCAGGCAGAGCCCGAGAAAGCCCAGACTGAGACTGAGCAGCAGACTGAGCAGCAGGCCGAGGCACCCGCGCCCAAGGCCGAAGCCGAGACCCTGAGCGCCGAAGAGGCGCCGGCCCCGGAGGCCGCGCAGGCAAAGACCAGCGACTCCGCCGCAGCACCCGCAGCTGAAACCGAGCCGCAAGCCGCCGAGACCGAGGGTTCGGACGAGCTGAAGCAGGCGCTCGAGGCGGAGCAGGCAGCCCAGGGCGAAGCGACTTCGGAGCCGAAAGCCGAGGCAACCGCTGAGTCCCCGTCGGAACCTGCCACGGCAGAAAGCTCGGACGAGCTGAAAAAAGCCCTCGAGGCTGAACAATCGGCAGACGCCGAGGCGACCGCCGCCCCGACCGAGGCCCCCGAGGCTGATGCTGCGACGGACACCACCGCCGAAGCCGAGGCGACGCCGGAGGAGGCCGAAGGCGCAGACGAGCTGAAGCAGGCGCTCGAGGCAGAGCAGGCAGCCCAGGGCGACGCGACCGTGACGCCGGACGCACCCGTTGAGGAGGCCGCCACCGGCGATGCCGCTGCGGAGCCCTCCGCAGCCGAGGCGGAGGCCGAGCAACAGGCGGCCACGCCCGACGCCGAGACCGAGCCGCAGACCACCGAAGCCGAGCCCGAGGCGCCGAGCGACGAGCAGCAGGCCGAGGCCGTCGCCCGCGAGGAAGAGCAGGCGCAGACCGCGGCGGCCGCCGCGTCGTCCGAGGAAACCCCGGAGGATGCCGAACTGGTCGAGGAAACCCTGACCGAGGCCGACGTGCGCGCCTCTGACGAGGATTTCGCCACCGACCTGCGCACGCAGGCAGAGCCCGAGCAGCAGGCCGAGGAAAGCGCCAAGGCCAAGAAGAAAGACGACGACGAAGACGGCCTCAGCAACTTCGAGAAGGCTGCGCTCGTCGGTCTGGGCACCTTCGCGCTGAGCCAGATCCTCGATGATGGCGCGCAGGTTGTGCAGAACACCGGCGACCGCGTCGTGGTCGAGCAGGACGGCCAGTACCGCGTGCTGCGCAACGACGACGTGCTGCTGCGCCAGCCCGGCTCGGACGTGAAGACCTACCGCTACAACGACGGCTCGACCCGCACCGTTGTCGCCTATGGCGACGGCACTTCGGTCGAGACGATCAAGACCGCCGATGGCCGCGTGCTGCGCCGTGCGCGCATCCTGCCGGACGGTCAGCAGGTCGTGCTCTTTGACGACACGCAAAGCGCGCAGCAGGTGGTTGTCAGCGAGTTGCCGCAGGCCCGGACCCAGCGCCTGAACTTCCGTGACCTGGAGGGCGAGGACCTTGCCGCCGCGCTGGCCTCGCGCGAGGCCGAAGGCGTGAACCGGGCCTTCTCGCTCAACCAGATCCGCAACATCGACCGTGTGCGTCATCTCGTCCCCGAGATCTCGGTGGACACGGTGACCTTCCAGACCAACTCCGCGGCGATCCGCCCGGGTGAGGCAGAAGAGCTGGCCGCGCTTGGCAATGCGATGAAGCGGATGATCGAGCAGAACCCCTCGGAGGTCTTCCTGATCGAGGGCCATACCGATGCCACCGGCCCGGCGAGCTACAACCTTGCCCTTTCGGACCGTCGCGCGGAATCCGTGGCCCTGGCGCTGACCGAGTACTTCAAGGTTCCGGCTGCCAACATGGTGCTTCAGGGGTACGGCGAGAGCGATCTCGCGGTGCAGACGTCGGGTGACGAGCGCGAGAACCGCCGCGCCGCGGTGCGCCGCATCACCCCGCTGTTGCAAGGCAACTGA
- a CDS encoding AAA family ATPase, translating into MQDPSSIDAVQELLSRTGYVCPRPLATVLFLALRLGRPLFLEGEAGVGKTEIAKALSLATGRRLIRLQCYEGLDAGSAVYEWNFAAQMIAIRAAEAAGEADRGQLQHDLFGPDYLIERPLLQAMRPDENGAPILLIDELDRTDEPFEAFLLEALSDFQVTIPELGTITAPEPPTVILTSNRTREVHDALKRRCLYHWVDYPDFPRELEILHARAPEVAEALSRQIVAFVQRLRTEDLFKKPGVAETIDWAKCLLALDVIDLSPEVISDTLGAILKYQDDIARIQGSEAKRLLDEAKASLEPA; encoded by the coding sequence ATGCAAGACCCCAGTTCGATCGACGCGGTGCAGGAGCTTCTGTCGCGCACCGGCTATGTCTGTCCGCGCCCGCTCGCCACGGTGCTGTTCCTGGCGCTTCGGCTCGGGCGGCCGCTGTTCCTCGAGGGAGAGGCGGGCGTCGGCAAGACTGAGATCGCCAAGGCGCTGAGCCTCGCCACCGGGCGCCGTCTCATTCGCCTGCAATGCTACGAGGGGCTGGACGCGGGCTCGGCGGTCTACGAGTGGAACTTCGCTGCCCAGATGATCGCCATCCGCGCCGCCGAGGCGGCCGGTGAGGCCGATCGCGGCCAGTTGCAACACGACCTTTTCGGCCCCGACTACCTGATCGAGCGTCCGCTGCTGCAGGCCATGCGCCCGGACGAGAACGGCGCACCGATCCTGCTGATCGACGAACTCGACCGCACCGACGAGCCCTTCGAGGCCTTCCTGCTCGAAGCGCTGAGCGACTTCCAGGTGACCATCCCCGAACTCGGCACGATCACCGCGCCCGAGCCGCCGACGGTCATCCTCACCTCGAACCGCACGCGCGAGGTGCATGACGCGCTGAAGCGCCGCTGCCTCTACCACTGGGTCGACTATCCCGACTTTCCCCGCGAGCTTGAAATCCTGCACGCCCGCGCGCCAGAGGTGGCCGAGGCGCTGTCGCGTCAGATCGTCGCCTTCGTGCAGCGGCTGCGCACCGAGGATCTTTTCAAGAAGCCCGGCGTCGCCGAGACCATCGACTGGGCCAAGTGCCTGCTGGCGCTCGACGTGATCGACCTCTCGCCCGAGGTGATCTCGGACACGCTCGGCGCAATCCTGAAATACCAGGACGACATCGCCAGGATTCAGGGCAGCGAGGCCAAGCGCCTGCTCGACGAGGCGAAAGCCTCCCTCGAGCCCGCCTGA
- a CDS encoding DUF2189 domain-containing protein → METVMSDDAAPPGVPEFSEVSFATLRTALRLGLSDLIFAPGFALVFGGVYVAAGLFLTWLTLATGTSYWLVLAAIGFPLFSPFAAVGFYEVSRRLERGQPLEWMQVFSVILRQSKRQLPSLCAVIVIVFLFWFFLGHMIFALFLGLSPMTNVSSSLDVFLTPNGLAMLAVGTLVGAGFALLIYMITVLALPLLLDRDVDFVTAMITSFDYVQRHPLPMLAWGAFLALVTFAAMLPFFLGLFVALPVLGHATWHLYDQLRLPEED, encoded by the coding sequence ATGGAAACCGTCATGAGCGACGATGCGGCTCCGCCGGGGGTGCCGGAGTTCTCGGAGGTGAGCTTTGCCACGCTGAGAACGGCCTTGCGACTCGGACTGAGCGATCTGATCTTCGCGCCCGGTTTCGCGCTGGTCTTCGGCGGGGTCTACGTGGCGGCGGGACTGTTCCTGACATGGCTGACCCTGGCCACCGGCACAAGCTATTGGCTGGTGCTGGCGGCGATCGGCTTCCCGCTGTTCAGCCCCTTCGCGGCGGTGGGCTTTTACGAAGTCTCGCGGCGGCTGGAACGCGGCCAGCCGCTCGAGTGGATGCAGGTCTTCAGCGTCATCCTGCGCCAGTCGAAGCGCCAGTTGCCCTCGCTCTGCGCGGTGATCGTGATCGTCTTCCTGTTCTGGTTCTTCCTCGGGCACATGATCTTTGCGCTCTTCCTCGGGCTTTCGCCGATGACCAATGTCAGCTCGAGCCTCGATGTCTTCCTGACGCCGAACGGGCTGGCCATGCTGGCAGTGGGAACGCTTGTGGGCGCAGGCTTTGCGCTGCTGATCTACATGATCACCGTGCTGGCGTTGCCGCTGCTGCTCGACCGGGACGTGGATTTCGTCACGGCGATGATCACCTCCTTTGACTACGTGCAGCGCCATCCGCTGCCGATGCTGGCCTGGGGGGCGTTCTTGGCGCTGGTGACCTTCGCGGCGATGCTGCCGTTTTTTCTCGGGCTTTTCGTCGCGCTTCCGGTGCTGGGCCATGCGACCTGGCACCTCTACGACCAGCTCAGGCTGCCGGAGGAAGATTGA
- a CDS encoding vWA domain-containing protein — MAEQIPLTLPEHPRLAQNILHFARALRRAGLPVGPGRVVDAVRAVEAAGFTDRMDFYWTLHACFVSRPEQRLLFAQVFRLYWRDPRYLEHMMSMMLPAIRGVQEEKLAQSAEKRAAQALLGDQMPEIPVSEQEEEATKIEVDASFTVSREERLKSLDFEQMSLEEIAEAKRMLARLELPVKPLPSRRGKASVLGRRLDRRRTLRAAMKQGGEIRSLAHLEPREKWPNLVVLCDISGSMSQYSRMVLHFLHAVANRRGAGWAKVHAFTFGTRLTNITRHLATRDVDAALRAAGAEAQDWEGGTRIGQCLHAFNRDWSRRVMGQGAVVLLITDGLDRDDAGLLAREVQRLQLSARRLIWLNPLLRWDGFAPRATGIRAMLPHVDSFRAGHSIASLEDLAAVISSARDSGEKARLMALLQGD; from the coding sequence ATGGCCGAGCAGATCCCCCTCACGCTCCCCGAGCATCCGCGGCTCGCGCAGAACATCCTGCATTTCGCCCGCGCCCTGCGCCGCGCCGGGTTGCCGGTGGGACCGGGGCGGGTGGTCGACGCGGTGCGCGCGGTAGAGGCCGCGGGCTTTACCGACCGGATGGATTTTTACTGGACGTTGCACGCCTGCTTCGTTTCGCGCCCCGAGCAGCGGCTGCTCTTCGCGCAGGTCTTCAGGCTCTACTGGCGCGACCCGCGCTACCTCGAGCACATGATGTCGATGATGCTGCCTGCCATCCGCGGCGTTCAGGAAGAAAAGCTGGCGCAGTCCGCCGAGAAGCGCGCCGCGCAGGCGTTGCTTGGTGACCAGATGCCCGAGATCCCCGTCTCCGAGCAGGAGGAGGAGGCGACGAAGATCGAGGTCGACGCCTCCTTCACCGTCTCGCGCGAGGAACGGCTCAAGTCCCTCGACTTCGAGCAGATGTCGCTCGAAGAGATCGCCGAGGCGAAACGCATGCTGGCCCGGCTCGAACTGCCGGTGAAACCCTTGCCGTCGCGACGCGGAAAGGCTTCGGTGCTGGGCCGCCGGCTCGACCGGCGGCGCACACTGCGCGCGGCGATGAAGCAGGGCGGCGAAATCCGGTCCCTCGCGCATCTCGAGCCGCGCGAGAAATGGCCCAATCTGGTCGTGCTCTGCGATATCTCCGGCTCGATGAGCCAGTATTCGCGGATGGTGCTGCATTTCCTGCACGCGGTGGCCAACCGCCGCGGCGCGGGCTGGGCCAAGGTACATGCTTTCACCTTCGGCACGCGGCTCACCAACATCACCCGCCATCTTGCCACCCGTGACGTCGATGCCGCGCTCAGGGCGGCCGGGGCCGAGGCGCAGGACTGGGAGGGAGGAACCCGCATCGGTCAGTGCCTGCACGCCTTCAACCGCGACTGGAGCCGGCGTGTCATGGGGCAGGGCGCGGTGGTGCTGCTGATCACCGACGGGCTCGACCGTGACGACGCGGGGCTGCTCGCGCGTGAGGTTCAGCGCCTGCAGCTGTCGGCGCGTCGCCTCATCTGGCTAAACCCGCTGCTGCGCTGGGACGGTTTCGCGCCAAGGGCCACCGGGATTCGCGCCATGCTGCCGCATGTGGACAGCTTCCGCGCGGGGCACAGCATTGCCTCGCTGGAGGATTTGGCAGCGGTGATCTCCAGCGCGCGCGACAGCGGCGAGAAGGCGCGTCTCATGGCGCTGTTGCAAGGGGACTAG
- a CDS encoding anhydro-N-acetylmuramic acid kinase encodes MSGTSLDGVDAALIRTDGAEINEFGRSGYRPYTEAERRVLKAALGRWPDDGKTPGLQEALKVVQRAHAELLAEFPEAELVGFHGQTLAHEPHGRGTHQLGDGAALAEALGRDVVWDFRSADVALGGEGAPLAPFYHFACARKMGAEAPVAFLNLGGVGNLTWVDPRKPAPEAPGALLAFDTGPANAPINDLVGERLGLDCDRDGALAARGQVVDGALELFLEEGFFRRMPPKSLDRDDFSLMLDLVRELSDPDAAATMTAMAAAAVMQGMEHCPIPPERLLVTGGGRHNPVMMAMLQAGLDCPVVPVEEAGLDGDMLEAQAFGFLAVRVAQGWPTSGPSTTGVAAPVGGGQVSRVGSLVR; translated from the coding sequence ATGTCGGGAACCTCTCTCGACGGGGTGGACGCGGCGCTGATCCGCACCGACGGGGCAGAGATCAACGAATTCGGGCGCTCTGGCTACCGGCCCTATACCGAGGCCGAGCGCCGGGTGCTCAAGGCCGCGCTGGGGCGCTGGCCCGATGACGGCAAAACGCCGGGCCTCCAAGAGGCGCTCAAGGTCGTGCAGCGCGCCCATGCCGAGCTGCTCGCCGAGTTCCCCGAGGCCGAACTGGTGGGCTTTCACGGCCAGACGCTGGCGCATGAGCCACACGGTCGCGGCACGCATCAGCTTGGGGACGGCGCGGCGCTGGCCGAGGCGCTCGGGCGCGACGTGGTCTGGGATTTCCGCTCCGCCGACGTGGCTCTCGGGGGCGAGGGCGCACCCTTGGCGCCCTTCTATCATTTCGCCTGCGCGCGGAAGATGGGGGCCGAGGCGCCCGTGGCCTTCCTCAACCTCGGCGGGGTCGGCAACCTCACCTGGGTGGACCCGCGCAAACCTGCGCCCGAGGCGCCCGGCGCGCTGCTGGCCTTCGACACCGGGCCCGCCAATGCGCCGATCAACGATCTGGTGGGAGAGCGGCTCGGTCTCGACTGCGATCGCGACGGCGCGCTGGCGGCGCGGGGCCAGGTGGTCGACGGGGCTTTGGAGCTTTTCCTCGAAGAGGGCTTCTTCCGCCGCATGCCGCCGAAATCCCTCGATCGGGATGATTTCTCGCTGATGCTGGACCTCGTGCGCGAGCTTTCCGACCCCGATGCCGCCGCCACGATGACCGCCATGGCCGCTGCTGCGGTGATGCAGGGCATGGAGCATTGCCCGATCCCGCCCGAGAGGCTGCTGGTCACCGGCGGCGGGCGACACAACCCGGTGATGATGGCGATGTTGCAGGCCGGGCTTGACTGCCCGGTGGTGCCGGTCGAAGAGGCCGGGCTCGACGGCGACATGCTCGAGGCGCAGGCGTTCGGATTCCTTGCCGTGCGCGTGGCGCAGGGCTGGCCGACCTCGGGGCCCTCGACCACGGGTGTGGCCGCGCCGGTCGGCGGCGGCCAGGTGTCGCGGGTCGGCTCGCTGGTGCGCTGA